Proteins encoded together in one Phalacrocorax aristotelis chromosome 7, bGulAri2.1, whole genome shotgun sequence window:
- the RAP2B gene encoding ras-related protein Rap-2b — translation MREYKVVVLGSGGVGKSALTVQFVTGSFIEKYDPTIEDFYRKEIEVDSSPSVLEILDTAGTEQFASMRDLYIKNGQGFILVYSLVNQQSFQDIKPMRDQIIRVKRYERVPMILVGNKVDLEGEREVSFGEGKALAEEWSCPFMETSAKNKASVDELFAEIVRQMNYASQPNGDEQCCSSCAIL, via the coding sequence ATGCGGGAGTACAAGGTGGTGGTGCTGGGCTCGGGCGGCGTGGGCAAGTCCGCCCTCACCGTCCAGTTCGTGACGGGCTCCTTCATCGAGAAGTACGACCCCACCATCGAGGACTTCTACCGCAAGGAGATCGAGGTGGACTCCTCGCCGTCGGTGCTGGAGATCCTGGACACGGCGGGCACCGAGCAGTTCGCCTCCATGCGGGACCTCTACATCAAGAACGGGCAGGGCTTCATCCTGGTGTACAGCCTGGTGAACCAGCAGAGCTTCCAGGACATCAAGCCCATGCGGGACCAGATCATCCGGGTGAAGAGGTACGAGAGGGTGCCCATGATCCTGGTGGGCAACAAGGTGGACCTGGAGGGCGAGCGGGAGGTCTCCTTCGGGGAGGGCAAAGCTCTGGCCGAGGAGTGGAGCTGCCCCTTCATGGAGACCTCGGCCAAAAACAAAGCCTCGGTGGACGAGCTCTTCGCGGAGATCGTCAGGCAGATGAACTACGCCTCGCAGCCCAACGGGGACGAGCAGTGCTGCTCCTCCTGCGCCATCCTctga